The Chionomys nivalis chromosome 6, mChiNiv1.1, whole genome shotgun sequence sequence cttatctgttaatgccagggtcttgatttatagtccccgaatatttgtttgctcagggaatttttatcactataaccactgatatcgtgtaacctttggttcctttctgtttcattcaaagcccagagtttgagaatcttaaaaggggacctgctcagctttatgtgtgtgtgtgtgtgtgtgtgtgtgtgtgtgggcagagaatgaccttcataaggtggctctctgttttcacctgttgaggctgccctggtggcatgcagcgagaatgatatggacttatggaccgtggtggtcctggagaaatgttccgaagtggcagaggtggagacagaggtggcttctgaggtgtctgtagcttggaccgaggtggctttggtggaggaatacgacgtggtccttcgggtcctcctggaccattgatggaacaggtggaatgaagaagaggtggacttggaggacctgcgtaaatggataaaggcgagcacagtcaggaacttagagaccggccctactagagaGACCTGCAGAGCTACATGGATgactagatttattttttaaaaccagaaagtgttttcaatttttaactcctacagctgataaccACCTTTCGTGATTtggcaggatgcaagatcaactccaaaaaatcagttgccttcctatatactaaggataaggaagcagagagggaaatcagagaagcatcacctttcatgatagccacaaatagcagaaaatatcttgtggtaaatctgaccaaggaagtgaaagatctatttgacaagatctttaagtctttgaataaagaaattaaagaggacaccagaaaatggaaggatctcccttggtcttggattgggaggatcaacatagtaaaaatgttaattctaccaaaagcaatgtatagattcaatgcaatccccatcaaaatcccatcaaatttcttcacagatctagagaagacaacaatcaactttatatggaaaaacaaaacacaggatagccaaaacaatcttatacaataaaggattgtttggaggcattaccatccctgacttcaaactctattacagagctacagtattgaaaacagcttcgtattggcataaaaacagaattcgaccaatggaatcgaatagaagaccctgactttaactcacaaacctatgaacacctgattttcgataaaggagctaaaagtaaacaatggaaaaaagagagcatcttcaaccaATTGTGCTGGCTTAACTGGATGTTaatctatagaagaatgaaaatagatccatatctgtcaccatgcacaaaactccagtccaaatggattaaagacctcaatatcaatctgaacaaaatgaacctgatataagagaaagtggaagtactctataacacatgggcacaggagaccactttctacgtataaccccagcagcacagacattcagggcaccattgaataaatgggacctcctgagactgagaagcttctgtaaagcaaaggacactgtcactaagacaaaaagacaacccactgactgggagaagatcttcatcaaccctgcaactgacaaaggtctgatctccaaaatatataaagaactcaagaaactaggccctaaaggctaatcaacccaattataaaatggggcactgaactgaacagagaattctcaacagaagaagtttgaatggccaaaagacatttaaggtcatgctcaacttccttagcgatcagatcagggaaatgcaaatcaagacaactttaagacaccatcttacacctgtcagaattactaaaataaaaaacaccaatgatagtctttactagagaggttgtggagatgcggaacactcatccattgctggtgggaatgcaaacttgtgcaaccactttggaaagcagtgtggtggtttctcaggaaatctggaatcaacctacccctggacccagcaataccactcttgggaatattcccaagagatgccctatcatacaacaaaagtatttgctcaactatgttcatagtagcattgtttgtaatagccagaacctggaaacaacctagatgcacgTCAATggtagaatggatgaagaaagtatggaatatatacatattagagtactactcagcagtaaaaacaatgacttcttgaattttgcatgcaaatgaacagaattagaaaacactatcctgagtgaggtcagccagacccaaaaagaggaacatgggatgtactcactcatatttggtttctagccataaataaaggacatcgagcctataattcatgatcctagagaagctaaataagaaggtgaacccaaagaaaaacatataggcatcctcctgaatattaaccttcatcaggcgatgaaaggagacagagacagagactcacattggagcaacggactgaaatccgaaggtccaaatcaggagcagaaggagagagagaacgagcaaggaactcaggacccccaagggtgcacccacacactgcgACAATGGgcatgttctatcgggaactcaccaaggccagctggcctgggtctgaaaaaccatgggatataaccagactctctgaacatagcggacaatgaggactactgagaactcaagaacaatggcaatgggtttttgatcccactgcacgtattggctttgtgcgagcctaggcagtttggatgctcaccttactagaactggatggaggtggttggtgcttggacttcccacagggcagggaaacctgattgatATTAGGACCGACGAGAAagggggacttgtttgggggagggggagggtaatgggaggcggtgacggtgaggaggcagaaatctttaaaaaataaataaataaacaaaaaaataaaaagaaaaaaatataaataacttggAATGAAACAAAAGACTTGACAATGGGAACCCGTTGTGAGCATATTCAGTATCACTGTGTAGAACCAAGAGAGTCTCTAACTGTAACAAacttcatggttgtgattgttttcaaaaatattccaaatgattattaactgtcaaaaaattaATATTGCAGAGGGTCCATGGTATCACCAGTATGGCTACCAGGAGCAAACGCAGCGTCAgcatgtggtctcccccttgcatggcCAGTGTAAGTCCTAAAGAACGTGTGTGATccattgtggtgtcgtgaagtgtaaTTTTCTCAGATTCCTGGGGAGTGTCACCTCTGTgccttgtacctggaaatgaaggtaattcagtgtcggtGGTAGACTGAGGCATAATGCCATCCTcatcatttgcaggaagaaatccttccggcttggtttcttcaaccttcaaggaaattttgagatcttagttttcattaaaaatgtcactGATTTTGATTCACTTCACAAGAACTTATCTGTTAATGCCAGGGttttgatttatagtccccaaatatttgtttgctcagggaaattttatcactataaccactgatatcgtgtaacctttggttcctttctgtttcattcaaaacccagagtttgagaatcttaaaaggggacctgttcaactttatgtgtgtgtgtgtgtggggggggggttggtgggCAGTGAatgaccttcataaggtggctctctgttttcacctggtgaggctggcCTGGTGGCATGCAGCAAGGATGAGGcagacttatggaccgtggtggtcctggagaaatgttcctATGTGGCAGAGTTGGAGACAGAGGTGGTTTCTGAGGTGCttgtagcttggaccgaggtggttttggtggaggaGTACGACGTGGTCCTGGcggtcctcctggaccattgagggaacagatggaatgaagaagaagTGGATCTGGAGGACCTGCGTAAATAAATACAGGTGAgcacagtcaggaacttagagaccggccctactagagagacctgcagagctgcatggatgaccagatttattttttaaaaccagaaaatgttttaaatttagaattccatatttataatgttggccacaaaaACATGATTATTACTTgctgtatttttgtattttcaccatttgtgaaaaaaacattaaaacaagttaaatggtagtttgctgaggttttttcctttcaaagatgCTGGTTTTCAGACTTGACAATGGGAACcgcttgtgagcatactcagtatcattgtggagaaccaagagggccTCTAATGGTAACAAAGTTCATgcttgtgattgttttcaaaaacatttcaaatgtttattaactgtcaaaaaactAATATTGCAGAGGGTCCATGGTGTCACCAGtatggctaccaggagcaagctcagcgtcagcatgtggtctcccccttgcatgcccAGTGTAAGTCCTAAAAAACGTGTGTGATCCATTGTGGTGTCATGAAGTGTAATTTTCTCAGATTCCTGAGGAATGTCACCTCTGTGCCTTGTACCTGGAAGtgaaggtaattcagtgtcggcggtaggctgaggcacaatgccatcgtcatcatttgcaggaagaaatccttccggcttggtttcttcaaccttcaaggaaattttgagatcttagttttcattaaaaattttcctgattcttccttcatttctattgagaattgttcagtttccatgagtttgtgggatTTTTGCAAGTAGTGTTGTTGAAATCCAACTTTAAACCAaaggtgatctgataagatgtagggatatagccccacccattgggggcatgttcgcctcgggctaatgtttagggataaatctgccgggcatgatcccagcagccttttcttttgctcagcttttcctgttctccgcgggaacctgtggtcctgtaagtctatttccttattaaagctgtatatatctatataatctgtctgcattcatttacgccgccacaatAAGAcgtggttatttcaatttttttttaatctgttgagatttgctttgttaccgggTATGTGATTGAATttagagaaacccacagaaatagctgacccAAGAAAGTAGGAGCTCACTGGCTCTTGACTTAAAACTGGGTAACCTGCATACGACCAAACTAGCCCcgctgaatatgggtgacagttatatggcttggACAGCTTTGTTGGGCCacaggaagtgggaccaggatttatttatccctagtgtgtgaactggcttttttggagcccattccctatggagggatactttgctcagtctagatacagggaggatggccttggtcctgcctcaagggatatgacagactttgttgactccacatgggagaCCTCATCCTCTTTGCAAAATggatggggagagggtgggggagggtagggggagaaagaggaagggaacgAGAGGGatctgagattggtatgtaaaataaaaaagattgtcttaaaataataaaagaaaaaatgaataaaataaataaaaacactaatgaaggttatttcttttatacttgctgtgacaaaatgtctgACAGAGAttatttaaggaaggaaggaaggaaggaaggaaggaaggaaggaaggaaggaaggaaggaaagaagagtcaTGGCTACAGGAAACTCCTGTTTGCCTTCCCTGCTATAACTGAATGACTTTCCCTCCAGCAGTTGAAGTAGGGAAAGCAAACAGGGAGGCTTTGTCTGTGGCAGTGGTCTATTGCTTCTCACATGCTGTTAGACAGGGAAGCATACAACCCAGAACTGGTTCCAAAAATAGGGATGACCATTAAGACCCACCACAGACAACATTCTGCTAGCTAGACCATATCCCAAAGGTTAACTAGTCTCCTAAATCGTAACAAAGTATTGAAACATTGAAACATGTGCtatcccttctttctctgtcttgctctttctcttgcttggtggtggtggtggtggtggtggtggtggtggtggtggtggtggtggtgtgtgtgcgtgtgtgtgtgttcgtgcctgtgtgcatgcatgtgggtgtgtgcatgtgtgtacatgcctgcatgtaaaattacagttatcaagTTATGAATTAGCAGCAAAAATCATTTTACCattagggtcaccacaacatgaggaactgtattaaatggtcacagcataGAAAGATTGAGATCTACTGCTAAGAATTCACTAGCTAGCATGGGTATTCCCAGGAGTGAGGGTATGAGGAGGTGAGTGATATATTTGAGGCTGGGTTCCTCTTTTCTGACACTATTTGCAACTATGCAGACATAGATACACAAAGGCATCACTCCCCCCATAAACAATTATGTTGCTTTTCAAGTTATTGGGAATTACAATCAAGCATGTTTTTTTCTAGAGTATTCAGGCATTGCCTCTCCCAGAGAACTGAGGTTAATCACTGATTTTCTCAGAACTGCTTGTTCCCTCTTCTTTATTGTGGCCATCTTGTTAGAATATAGAAATTGTTTCTGTATGTTCTGCAATGAAAAGACAGAGGATCGACTTTCCTGGTTTGATTAGGAAATGAACTCTTTTGATTGGGGGTGCACAATTTCAAAACTACTTTATCCCTTACAAGGACAGGGTATTGaaacatggaaagtagaaactattacttaaaagtaaaatatctgcTAATATGCTTATCTATTTACAAATTACTATGAGAtcatcaagaaataaaaaatatttttgctaacTAGATTGAGAAAATCGTGAACTGAGAAACTGGGTTTTTCCCTGTGACTGAGACTGAACTGAACtcaccatattttaaaatttctgaatctCATGTgagatgattattaattttaataggcCCCTTTGATCAGAGTTTCTCTTCTACGTTTGGGATGCAAAATGCatgttattttccatttgtaaataAACTCTCGCTTACTAGTGTCCTCCGTATCATAGCATCTGTGAAACTGCTTTAGAGAAACCCACTGGTACACTGAGTCACATTCAAAAGTCATTAATATTTAACTTCTGATTCACACAAACCCTTACTTTAGGGCTCCAGGTTACAAACAGGTTTCCCAACCTCTAGCAGTGCATGGTGATGAGGTCATTTTACTATGAATAGATAAATGTCTAATTACAACcctaaaatattgtaaatgtgtgaacatgatacaaagaatcaGAGTGTATATTATTGACAAATAGAGAACCAATATCCAGAAGTCAAAGTGTTACTATATGGTAACTGAATCTGAACATCCACAGCTGCTGGCTAATGGGGAAAACACTTACTGTGTGACTGGAGGAAGAGTTCTCATTATCCTCCTAgtggaatcaaatagaaaacaCGCTGTAATCTCTTCATAAAGAAAACTTGGTTGAACACATTACAAATAGCTAAATTTCCACAATTTCTTGCTAGtgtaaacacagaaacaaagagacaaacagagGAGATGCTCTTATCTGTGATCCTGAAATAGGAATATCAAAGGGACGAGAAAACCTACCTGCAATTCTGCTGAAGGAAAAGGCACCTGGGTGGTGCCTGGACCATTGCAATAACTGGACCCGTTAAAATGTATTCAGGTGCATTACCtcagttgtttttaaaatcagtctaatgtgtttttatttctgcacACCATCCTTGGTCAAACATCAGGCACCTTTCTGTGTTTTCAGCTCGCTCTCCTATTGGGCCACTGCTACCTGCAAGGACTTACTGCTCACTGGAATTTATAGAAAGGATGGTTCACAAATACCAAACACTTTTCTCTGACCAAATCTCCATATAAAACTGTGATAGGTAGACTGCTGctgcattttaacaaaattcataAGAAAACGAATTTCACAAAGGAGAATTTTACCTTAATAGCAGAGGTACTGCCCTTGTCCTCTGTTCTAGATTCAGGCACATCAGGATTTTCAGAGATCCTTTAGAATACAAACATGTAGTGTTGGGTGAGTTTGGTCCTTAGAGAAACTCTGTTGAAAGATTTATTACCTGCATGCTAAGTaacatttttgcatttatgtaatTCAACATTGATCCCTGTCTTAaaggtttttgttgcttttgtagtTTCAACTTATTGCAATTTATGTAACATTCAGTGAAGACTCAGTCGtagttctatttaaaaataaaaatttaaaaagccagtgGTTTTGGAGGTGGCTCAGTCAACAAGATGTTTTCTGCCCATACACAACAACCCGAGTTTaaatcctcagcatccacataaaaaactgggcacagaaacatacatgcacatgtccTGTGTGTGGAAGAGACAGGTTACCATTTGGGCTTGTTGGCTGCCAGACCAGCTTCAGGGTCAATCAGAGATCTTATGTCAAGAGGATAAGTTAGAGATTGATACAAGACACCAAtaccctcctctttccttcatgtCTGCACAGAGAAATATGCAAAGTacagaaaaatatgtaaagtacaaacacacacagaatgaaaaacactaaaattataaatttcagTGTTGAAAATAAAGTTGACACTTTTCAATGTAAACAACATTAATGTGAAGTTTCCGTAACTAGTAGAAAATTGCCAATCAGATCAGATTAGAAATGACAAACTTGTTTTTAAACGGGAAGCTGAGCCCTCGTACACACTGTTCCTTTGTTGATGTTGGAAGAGTCTCTTTTCCAGTTCACATTCTCTATGAGCTAAGCTTTCTCAATATGTGCTTCTGAGTTGAAGCCATATTCCCTCTACTACTTTAGTGTTCATTACTTAAGCAATGTCACCCTCAAGAACAGCACTAAGAttgtaaaaagaagaaacagtacCTATTTGGCTGAAGCACCGAATGTGCCTCCGCCCCGTTCTTTATTAAAAACTCGGCCATTTGGTGTTGCCTTTCATATAGCGCGAGTTTATATGGGGTCAACCCATACtgtaaagaagaaaattcattttataaattacatGCTTCTCAACTGAAAAAGTATCACAGATTTTGTAAACAAAAAGTCACAAAAGGATAGATTTTCCTTCAGCCCTTGCTGCAGATTCATACACACAGGGGCTCCCTTCCCTTTGACACACCTTCCCCTGTTCAACACTGCCCGTGAACACCACTCATCTCCAGAACTTTCCACAAATGCTCGCTGGTTCCAAGCTTCTTAGCTCCAAGGAGATGTGCCTCCATTTCCCAACCCTAAAAATTTCAGTTAGATTTGGTGTGCCTCTGTTGAATGAGTGGACTCAAGTGGCATCTCTGGAGCAGTTTCTCAGTCtgtttttcaaaactattttttccTCTAATCTAAAAATTATCTCACAAACCAAACATCATTTCCTATTGTAGTGGTCCAAAAAATGCTGGAGGAAGACCCCAGACTCAAATGGTATGTAAACACAAAGAGTGCTTATTCTTCAGAAAGAGCCAGCATGCAGTCCATCAGCCATATAAAATGTTAATGAGGACCAAGGACAAAGACATGCATGCCCTTTTAAAAGGGATATGGGGAATTCTAAGTATCTTTTCTATAATTGGGCAGTCAGGGAGCAGCTACATGAGGTGCACGTTGATTGTACAGGACTAGTAACAGTTTTATCCGCTGTTGGCTTTTTCTGTCACATATGGTCAGTAGCAGCCAGATCCTGCAACTCTGGGTCTCCCAGCCTTACATGGCCAGGTTTGGAACTGCTTAGCTGACTGGCTAAACTTCACTGGGGAACTTCCTGGATTCAGACTTAGGTCATTAATTAAAATGGAGTCACTACTTGTCTAAGATGGAGTCACATTTTGGCCCCTTCATTATGAacatagaaaatttgaaaaagttaaataaagatgtcTTCTCAGTATGTTTTCTTCAATGATCTAATTTCCAcatttgcctgtgtgcatgtgaccTTTCCAGTCTAGCCTCATCTCTGGGAGACAAACCACATCAGTAGCTTCTTAACTGTAACAGATTTCTGGTGTTTTCTACAGACATTTaccttagcatttttttttattgtttgtgtgtatgtgaagtacATGTGGGCCCATGTACTTTACTTGTTCAATTTTAAAGTAAAGTCCAAGTCTGAAACAAAATGTGCTATGCTGAgttcctttaagttacctgcAAAACTGTAAAAAACAGATTGAGAAGATGTTTGACTCTGAACAGATTCAGTGAGACTGCTTGAGCTTCAGAATGTGGAAAGTGATCTGAGTGTCATTGCTGGAAGTACATTGCCAATGAAGTTGAAGGATTTTTACCTCTGTTTTCGCGTCAATATTTGCCTTATATTTAAGCAGTTTTCCAGCAATTGTTATATTTCCTCGGATAACTGCGTGGTGTAGAGCTGCATCCCCACCGAAATCTACGATGTGGAGATCAGCACCCTGCATGAGTAGTATGGAGACGCACTCCACGTTGTCCCTCTGGGTCGCCTGTGGGTAttgtagaaagaaagagataCTGAACTCTAGAAAGTCAGGATAAGCATTCCAACAATTGCATTGAATCGTTACCCTTGGATCAGACCAACTGTTTAGGTTGTGCATGTTAtctcttttttgagactgggtcctCTCAAGTACCCCAGGCTTGCCTAAATTCATGACCTCCCCACCAAAGTTTTCCAAGTGGTAGAATATCAggggtgtgctaccacacctagaTATTAAAGCATTTCAccagcactgtttggccattgTTGTAGTGGGGGAGGTTGCttattcatttgcttgttttgataaTTTGACACAGGCTGAAGACACTGGGAAAGAAGGAACCTCACTTGAAGGATCGCCTCTACCAGACTGGACTCTGGGAAGtctataaaacattttcttgattgaggtTGATATGGGAGGGCACAGCTTCCTAAGGGAGGTGGCATGACTGAACAAGCCTTGGAAAAAGCCACGGGAAAGCAGCATCcccccatgacctctgcttcatttCTTGCCTCTAGTCCTGATTGAGCTTCTGCCCTGGTTTCCCTTCATGACTGACTGTGATGTGGAATTGTAGGCcgaataaatatttcttttctcaagctggttttggccagtgtttcatcacagtaacaaaaaccaaacaaggatAAGATCTAATCAATTTTATACCGAAACTCTTGCCCGATAGCTACCTTAATTAAGGGTGTGCAGCCTTCATCATCTTGAATATTGATGTCCGTACAGTCGTTGGATACTAACCATGCTACCACGTTGGGATGGTTATGGGCACATGCATAGTGTAGTGATGTCCTACAAATTGAGAGGACATTTTAGGAAATTAAAGATTACTATGTAAAGGCACATTCAAGTGTAAATACTATATGGCAAAGTACAGTTCCTTCTGATgtcaaaaaagaaactaaaattttcttatttacttatttctctacTTAGGTGTTCATTTGCTGTGCTAGGCATATAGTGCATTTAGTGCGCTATATATATAGTGCATATAGTCCCATTCAAGGAAAGTGCTCTATCACAAGCTTCATCCTTCCTCAGAGCAGCCTCTCTGGATTACAGGAGAACACCTGTTAGAATGAACTCAGCTTGGATTTGAATCCTACCCTAATCACTGTTGGTTATTAGTTACCACTTAGACTTCCTATGAGCTCCATGACTCAATCTCTCCATCTGTAGAATGGGGATCAAGAGTGTATCTGTCTTACACAGTGTTGCAGCTATCTTACACAGTGATGCTGTGATGCTTCAACTCACATCTTCAAGAGCACGTACAAATGCTTCCAGCACCTGACACCTCAGTGTTTGCTGGATATAATTATGATTGGTCTTCCTAATGGTAACAAACACAGTATTTCAATGAAGAGAAATAACAGAATTACACCTatagtggtgcgggagaattgtctgtattctgtcaatcatgttttaaattttttaaaaatatttattgatttattatatatacaatattctgtctgtgtgtatgcctgaaggccagaaagggcaccagacctcatcaaagatggttgtgagccaccatgtgattgctgggaattgaactcaggaccttgggaagagcaggcaatgctcttaatctctgagccatctctccagcccctctcaaccatgttttaaataaatgctgattggccaggcaggaagtataggccagtcaaccagacaggaagtagaggtggggagatgagaacaggagtattctgggaagaaggaagcctatCCTTCCCCAGTCCAGCCCAAACCACCAAAGAAGCAGCATGTGACCTGCTCCGTTgtaaaaggtaccgagccatgttgctagcacagataagaataatgggttaatataagctacaagagctattaagaagactgagctaatgggccaatcaattttataacttatggtgatctctgtgttattttctctgggactaaatggctgggtgaccggatgggacagaaaccccaatgagcCCAGCACTCATGTTATCTACAGCAGATGcaaaattttttattcatatacttttacaatattttaaaactattacctaagctggccttgaacttggcaaTTAATCCTCCAAGTAGGTAGGAATGCAGGCAGTTCCACTCCAACTACCTTACTCTTTATTTCACACTTTAGCATCACTGACATCTGCCACTTATAATTCATGATATTTTATGACTATAATCAGCAATGCTTTTTACTTTTCTGCCATACAAAATAAAAGGTCATCATGTAGTCCATTGTGCCTTACATCAAATGAAATGACACAATCCACAGTCCCAT is a genomic window containing:
- the LOC130875674 gene encoding ankyrin repeat domain-containing protein 7-like; protein product: MQDDFEYDALTFRAPQRTRWYTRLWPACLGHGCCGRKRPQFQLYLIGYDPVGQLQRAASVGDVALVEKFINGSEHHINESDRRGRTSLHYACAHNHPNVVAWLVSNDCTDINIQDDEGCTPLIKATQRDNVECVSILLMQGADLHIVDFGGDAALHHAVIRGNITIAGKLLKYKANIDAKTEYGLTPYKLALYERQHQMAEFLIKNGAEAHSVLQPNRSLIDPEAGLAANKPKW